A stretch of the Xiphophorus couchianus chromosome 15, X_couchianus-1.0, whole genome shotgun sequence genome encodes the following:
- the mtfr2 gene encoding mitochondrial fission regulator 2, with protein sequence MSLVEDILYVLRMVLDYFGVPPEMLVPVWDTQLCGQYRSIVRMIGTNLPLKPTPRAHFQIPLITYKPHGYIEVEAEAPAIPTFADVMWVFDYEGESFARTRNHLPPKKDGIFSQDLMRFPRLAQNQAERRGGGECVRQRADPEALQKITQLESELLKLRAQIAMIVTAAPSSALTETQNAPFSPLMSPAPLPALTSTPRHAPPPPPPPPPLPPPCQSSFSEKSSAMDLIKQRRNNNSNKGQLQAQHSGLNKNMENKLIPSMLDVLRDLNQVKLRSVQRSPGGTPVRRRSIKCDTALLNDPAALIALALKKKFAQHRHNTSSDKENSLERSPFGSPDTPPVSHHARRSQGRRHLLTG encoded by the exons ATGTCTTTAGTAGAGGATATTCTTTATGTGCTGCGCATGGTCCTGGACTATTTTGGTGTACCTCCAGAAATG CTTGTTCCTGTGTGGGACACTCAACTGTGCGGTCAGTATCGCAGCATTGTACGAATGATCGGCACGAATCTCCCACTGAAGCCCACTCCACGTGCCCATTTTCAG ATCCCGTTGATTACTTATAAGCCCCATGGATACATTGAGGTAGAAGCTGAAGCACCCGCCATACCAACGTTTGCAGATGTCATGTGGGTGTTTGACTACGAGGGGGAGAGCTTTGCCAGAACCAG GAACCATTTACCTCCAAAGAAAGATGGCATTTTTAGTCAAGACTTGATGAGATTTCCCAGGCTGGCTCAGAATCAAGctgagagaagaggaggaggagagtgtGTGCGACAGAGGGCTGATCCTGAAGCCCTGCAGAAGATCACCCAACTGGAGAGTGAACTGCTCAAGCTTCGGGCTCAGATCGCTATGATTGTTACTGCAGCTCCATCCTCag CTCTGACTGAGACCCAGAATGCTCCATTTTCACCTCTAATGTCCCCTGCTCCACTCCCGGCTCTCACCTCCACACCTCGTCATGCAcctccccctcctccacctcctcctccattGCCTCCTCCTTGCCAAAGCTCCTTCAGCGAGAAATCATCTGCGATGGATTTGATCAAACAGCGCAGGAACAACAACTCTAATAAGGGTCAGCTTCAAGCCCAGCACTCAGGGctcaacaaaaacatggaaaacaaactgattcCTTCGATGCTGGACGTTCTGAGGGATTTAAATCAAGTCAAACTGCGCTCAGTTCAGAG ATCACCAGGAGGCACTCCAGTCAGGAGGAGAAGCATTAAGTGTGATACTGCTTTGCTGAATGACCCCGCCGCTCTGATTGCTCTGGCACTAAAGAAAAAGTTTGCTCAGCACCGTCACAACACTTCCTCAGACAAGGAGAATTCACTGGAGCGCTCTCCATTTGGCAGCCCAGATACGCCTCCT GTTTCCCATCACGCTAGACGCAGTCAGGGTCGTCGCCATTTATTAACTGGTTAA
- the armc1l gene encoding armadillo repeat containing 1, like has product MMDALSVVCQLRDLASEPQNRAVIVQDQGCLPGLVLFLDHQNPEVLFATLQTLRYLAELPINVPIMKIELGMMVSLENLIRREGLSLDITALAKEVYSILRAPANPAPRTPEREKRRKPQFFINSTNNKAKSVTLHIQGLDSTQQRGLCEEALLKVKGVISFTFQMASKRCTVRIRSDLPTESLATAIASTKVLSAQQVVKNEAGEEVYVPLNSCGAQVPQNADIPDYLPEEEESPEREVDKAISRTAAKEDSNGSWLNAAASFLTKTFYW; this is encoded by the exons ATGATGGATGCACTGTCGGTGGTGTGTCAGCTCCGGGATCTGGCGTCTGAACCACAGAACCGAGCTGTGATTGTCCAGGACCAAGGTTGTCTTCCAGGACTGGTTCTCTTCCTGGACCACCAGAATCCAGAAGTGTTGTTTGCAACCCTGCAG ACTCTTCGTTATCTGGCTGAATTGCCTATCAATGTACCCATTATGAAGATTGAGCTGGGTATGATGGTAAGCTTGGAAAATCTTATCAGGAG GGAGGGCTTGTCTCTTGATATCACAGCTCTGGCTAAAGAGGTTTATAGCATTCTCAGAGCACCTGCTAATCCAGCACCACGCACAccagagagggagaaaagaaggaagCCCCAGTTCTTTATCAATTCTACCAACAACAAGGCTAAGTCTGTCACATTACACATCCAGGGGTTGGACAGCACT CAACAAAGAGGCTTATGTGAAGAGGCTCTTCTGAAAGTCAAAGGAGTGATCAGCTTCACTTTTCAAATGGCCTCAAAGAGGTGTACAGTCCGCATCCGTTCAGACCTCCCCACCGAG AGTCTGGCCACAGCTATCGCTTCCACTAAGGTGTTGTCGGCTCAGCAAGTGGTGAAAAACGAGGCCGGAGAGGAG GTTTATGTCCCTCTGAACTCTTGTGGCGCTCAGGTGCCACAAAACGCAGACATCCCAGACTACCtcccagaggaagaggagagccCAGAGAGGGAGGTTGACAAAGCAATTTCCCGCACTGCAGCTAAAGAAGATTCCAATGGGAGCTGGCTGAATGCTGCTGCTAGTTTCCTCACAAAAACCTTCTACTGGTGA